The proteins below come from a single Leptotrichia sp. oral taxon 223 genomic window:
- a CDS encoding AraC family transcriptional regulator, which yields MKFFQLIPSGQFGLENVAEEFGISGRTLQRNLSAENTSFNQLVKDIQKIMTFNYLEAEELSIDEIAYLVGYTEISSFYRAFKNWTGKTVSQYQKEK from the coding sequence ATGAAATTTTTTCAGCTTATTCCTAGTGGACAGTTTGGCTTAGAAAATGTAGCAGAAGAGTTTGGGATAAGTGGAAGGACTCTTCAAAGAAATCTGTCGGCAGAAAATACCAGTTTTAATCAGCTGGTGAAAGATATTCAGAAAATAATGACTTTCAACTATTTGGAAGCAGAGGAACTTTCAATTGATGAAATAGCCTATCTGGTTGGATACACAGAGATTTCGTCCTTCTATCGAGCATTCAAAAATTGGACAGGGAAAACAGTTTCGCAGTATCAAAAAGAGAAGTAA
- a CDS encoding TMEM175 family protein codes for MNKERLAAFMDAVLAIIMTILILELKKPETATLKALWNLRVNFFAYTISFFWLGTMWINMHNEWHKIKYITPAVVWANVVLLFFSSFFPYVTSFVTSYYNSSVAQGFYGIIVLAVTFCNIISGHLIGKANRNDEKLQESLKIRMRWLSIDTIIKIIGLIISCTFYPPAMMTSVYITLLGIVLPAQYKAAKRRREK; via the coding sequence ATGAATAAGGAAAGACTTGCAGCTTTTATGGATGCCGTACTTGCAATTATTATGACAATTCTCATATTAGAGCTAAAAAAGCCTGAAACAGCAACTTTAAAAGCCCTTTGGAATTTAAGAGTAAATTTTTTTGCATATACGATTTCATTTTTCTGGCTTGGAACAATGTGGATAAATATGCATAATGAATGGCATAAAATAAAATACATTACACCGGCAGTTGTCTGGGCAAACGTAGTTTTACTGTTTTTTTCTTCGTTTTTTCCTTATGTGACTTCTTTTGTCACTTCATATTACAACAGTAGTGTAGCACAAGGATTTTATGGGATAATAGTTCTGGCTGTTACATTTTGTAATATAATTTCTGGGCATTTGATAGGAAAAGCAAATAGAAACGATGAGAAACTACAGGAATCATTAAAAATAAGGATGAGATGGTTAAGTATTGATACAATTATAAAAATTATAGGGTTAATAATATCGTGCACCTTTTATCCGCCTGCAATGATGACAAGTGTTTATATTACTTTACTTGGAATTGTACTTCCCGCACAATATAAGGCGGCAAAAAGGAGAAGGGAAAAATAG